A window of Sander vitreus isolate 19-12246 chromosome 18, sanVit1, whole genome shotgun sequence contains these coding sequences:
- the LOC144533636 gene encoding C-C motif chemokine 4-like, with protein MMMMMMKNPIILVTCALLFSSLAVLAHQGSFGPNECCFQFVSSKLRRDRVLSYEYTDKRCSMDGVFFTMKNGAQICADPSLQWVKKLIQAKEKLPSN; from the exons atgatgatgatgatgatgaagaaccCCATCATTCTGGTGACCTGTGCCTTACTTTTCTCATCTCTTGCTGTCCTGGCACATCAAG GCAGCTTTGGTCCAAATGAGTGCtgttttcagtttgtctctTCAAAGCTGCGTAGAGACCGGGTGCTGAGCTACGAATACACGGACAAGCGGTGTTCAATGGACGGTGTCTT cTTTACGATGAAGAATGGTGCTCAAATTTGTGCCGACCCGTCTCTGCAGTGGGTCAAGAAACTCATCCAGGCCAAAGAGAAGCTCCCATCCAACTGA